From the Drechmeria coniospora strain ARSEF 6962 chromosome 02, whole genome shotgun sequence genome, the window TACGGTTTATACCGCGATTGGACTACGGCATGCGGGACGATGCCCTGTCAGCCGTCAGCGCCGATGGCAAGAGGAAGAGACCTGGCGGCGCGGCAGGCCCCCGTCCCCCTCAGCGCCTCTTcagcgaggtcgaggccagGAAGCGTCACCCTCGCCACATACAAGGGAACCCAACAACCAACACTTGGTCGTACATGGGTGATGAATTCGAGAACGGCTTCCAAGTCAAGGATGTTAGGATCCAGCAgctcatcgtcaccgacgtCAATCCATCGTTGGAAGAGGTGACTCGCTTCGCGTCGGGTGCGGAAGACGGCACCGAAAACCTCGATCTCAAGGCCTTGGCGGCAAGCTTAAAGGACAGCAACACTCTCGTCACCTACCTTCCGGGCGACATCGTCGAGGTGTACTCGGGCGAGCAGAGGGGCGTGGTGGGCAAGGCAACCAACGTCCAGGGCGACATCGTCACCATGTCGGTCACCGAGGGCGATCTCGAGGGCCAGACCATCGAAGTACCCACCAAGGCCCTGCGGAAGCGCTTCAAGATTGGCGATCACGTCAaggtcatcggcggcagcaaaTTCCGCGACGAAGTCGGTACCGTGGTCAAGATCTCGGAGGATCGCGTCACCCTCCTGACGGACCAGGCCAACACGGAGGTGACAGTCTTCAGCAAGGACCTTCGGGAGGCAAGCGACATTGGCGGTCAAGGCTCTCTCGGCCAGTACGAACTTCACGATCTGGTCCAGCTTGACCCCACGACGGTAGGCTGCATCGTCAAGGTCGACCGCGAATCCCTCGTGGTGCTTGACCAGTACGGTGACCCGCGTCAGGTGATGCCGTCGCAGATCTCCAACAAGTTGCCGAAGCGAAAGcaggccgtcgcggccgaccGTGACGGCTCGGAGATTCGGCTTGACGACAAAGTCAAGGAGTATACTGGACAGCAGCGGCAGGGCAAGATCATCCACATACATCGATCATACATTTTCCTGCACACCAACGACACGACGGAAAACGCCGGCGTCTTCGTTACAAAGGCCAGCATGGTCAACACGGTCGCGGCGAAGGGCGGCCGCGTCAGCTCTGCCGCTTCCGGCCCCGACCTTAGCACCATGAACCCAGCCCTGAAACTCCACAAGAACGGGGCTGAAAACAAGGCTCTCCAGCAGCCTCTCAAGACGTTTGGTCGCGATCGAGCCATCAACCAGACGGCCATCATCAAGAAGGGCCCGTACAAGGGACTGTTGGGCATCGTAAAGGACACAACGGACACGCATGCCAGAGTCGAGCTTCACACGAAGGGGAAGACCATTACGGTACCCCGCGAGTCGCTGAGCTTCAAGGACAAGTTGACTGGCGCCAACATCGACATCAGCGGCAGAGGAGGGCGTGCTCCACCGTCGGGAGGCTTCGGCCGCGGATCCAACGACCGGGTGCCGGGCTGGCAAGGAGGATCCCGCACGCCCATGGGTGCGGGCAACTCGGACCGGGTGCCCGCATGGGGATCACGTAGTAAGCATCTCTCTCGCCTCCTTTGGCAGACCTCGAAGATGACTGACGCATGTAACAGCACCGGCTGCGGTCAGCGGGCGGACACCTGCATGGAAAGCGCAGGACCAGTCTGGATCACGGACTCCTGCCTGGGCCGATGGCTCGAGGACTGTCAATCCCTACGACGGCAGCAGGACGGCCTACGGGTCCGGGTCGCGGACGCCGGCGTGGCAGTCTGGAGCGCGGACGCCCGCAGTCGGCGACGCGTTTGGGGCCGGGTCTCGGACGCCAGCGTACGGGGGCTCCAGcggtgccgacggctggGCATCGGGCTCCAAGACACCCTCGTGGGGCGTCAGTGCACCCACGCCTGGGGCCAGCGGGAACGAGTCTTGGGGGTACACACCCGGtgctgcttcgtcggcggcgtacgatgcgccgacgccgggggGTCCTTTGGGGTCAACAACTCCCGGCTCAATGAACGCGCCGACGCCAGGTGTCTACTCGGCCCCGACGCCTGCCGCCAACGCGCCGACGCCTGCGGCGAATGCACCGACGCCGGGTGCAGGCTGGCAGGGAGGATGGGGCATGGAATCAGCACCGactccggcggcggcggcgccgacaccTGGGAGCGGTTACTACGAAGCACCAACACCGGCGTACAGCGGGCAGCCAGGGACTCCGGCCACGAGCGGACCGAGATATACCGATGACGATTGAGTAGCGGCATGGAAACACTGCTGGTGGGGTGAGGAAGATGGCATCAACGCGGCGCGCCAGCATGCATGTACGATTTTTAAGAGCAATTTCGTTGACGCGTCATTTGTGTGGGTAGGCATCTTCATTGTGAGGCCAAAGAAAGCCGGGACAGGGTCGAGTCTGAGCCAGGTCTTTGCCATCAAGCTCATTGGCCCTGGAGTAGAGTTTGGCCTTGGTTCCAAACATGATGGCAGAGAATCCATGTAACCGTCGATGCTTGATATCCCGACACATCTCTGGTATGGAAGCGTGCGGATAGTATCTCGTACACATTCCGATAATGTAGCTTCATGTACCTCTTCGGATCCCAATAAATACTATCAGAACCTCCTCATTTGGAGAAAAGAGCACGACCCTTGGACGAAGCATGGCAGCGTCACGAAATAACGACGATATCACGTGACACGATTGTATCCACGATCATCCATCATGACAACCTACCCAATGGTGattacagcacagcactccgtacaagagGAGATAACGGGAGCTGGGTGCCACAGGTATCATTCCACGGCGTCGCTGAACGTGTTTGGTTCACAACTTTGCCGAGCAGCCGCAGATGACATGACAACAATGGTGGCTATGCGGATGCGTTTGCGGATACCAGCCACTCGGCTGGGAAAGTCAGCCAGCGGTCTCGGCAGTGGTCGATTTTATAGCAATGCAGCAACAAAGCCAGCGATGAACAgaggcggcaacggcaacacaCCAGTCTCGGGGCGCGTAGCaggcagccgtcggcctgcaGACACGACGCAAGACAACGAAGGACGATGCGCGGCAGAAGCAGCAGTGGCGCGCGAAGCAGCCCTTCGGGCGGCACGCATCAGGCGGCAGGCCGAACGAAACGACAAGGAACTGCAGGATTCAAAGCGGAGACAGGATAATGAGAGCTATCAGCAGAGGTACAAagtggcggcgaggagatggCTGTCGTCCATTATTGCGCTGCCTATTCTGCTCGTGACGAGCTACTACCTGTTTGATCGATGTGAGCCTATATACCCCGGACAAGAGCTTCCTCACCCAAAGCGTCATACTA encodes:
- a CDS encoding transcription initiation protein spt5 codes for the protein MSSNELPRFDDSEDEEDFNPAPADMSDDEPEQQAKSRSRNSTPADRDDAADDDDNGDDDDDGGARARVGAKESADNDIEEDEDEDEDEDEDDEDDVQQGHRRKRRRDRRNAFFDIEAEVDDEDEGEDEEKDGEEIEDFIDNAHPDDVAESARLDDDRRHRELDRRREMESNMDAEKQAEMLRQKYGKRGPAKGFGDSAVVPKRLLLPSVDDPSIWAVRCKEGKEREVIMSITKRIEERLGTKDELSITAAFEHGGTQSVMKGFIYVEAQRQTDILVALDSMLNVYPRSKMTLVDIKDRPELLRVTKTPTLEPGAWVRLRRPAKHAGDLAQVLDVTENGLEARVRFIPRLDYGMRDDALSAVSADGKRKRPGGAAGPRPPQRLFSEVEARKRHPRHIQGNPTTNTWSYMGDEFENGFQVKDVRIQQLIVTDVNPSLEEVTRFASGAEDGTENLDLKALAASLKDSNTLVTYLPGDIVEVYSGEQRGVVGKATNVQGDIVTMSVTEGDLEGQTIEVPTKALRKRFKIGDHVKVIGGSKFRDEVGTVVKISEDRVTLLTDQANTEVTVFSKDLREASDIGGQGSLGQYELHDLVQLDPTTVGCIVKVDRESLVVLDQYGDPRQVMPSQISNKLPKRKQAVAADRDGSEIRLDDKVKEYTGQQRQGKIIHIHRSYIFLHTNDTTENAGVFVTKASMVNTVAAKGGRVSSAASGPDLSTMNPALKLHKNGAENKALQQPLKTFGRDRAINQTAIIKKGPYKGLLGIVKDTTDTHARVELHTKGKTITVPRESLSFKDKLTGANIDISGRGGRAPPSGGFGRGSNDRVPGWQGGSRTPMGAGNSDRVPAWGSRTPAAVSGRTPAWKAQDQSGSRTPAWADGSRTVNPYDGSRTAYGSGSRTPAWQSGARTPAVGDAFGAGSRTPAYGGSSGADGWASGSKTPSWGVSAPTPGASGNESWGYTPGAASSAAYDAPTPGGPLGSTTPGSMNAPTPGVYSAPTPAANAPTPAANAPTPGAGWQGGWGMESAPTPAAAAPTPGSGYYEAPTPAYSGQPGTPATSGPRYTDDD